Genomic segment of Syntrophales bacterium:
TCTTCTTCGTTCAGGCAGGCAGATAAATAGTCGGACTCATCTTCGAACCCGGCTTTATTTATCCGCTCAGTCAGATTTTTTTCAGCCTGTGACAGTTCAATTGCCCGTTTGCGTGTCTTGTTTTCAAAATCGTCTATCTTCTCTTTCAGGGCGCTGAGCTCTTTCTCCATCTGAGCGTGTTCTTCACGTGCTTTTTCAAAGGCCTTACTCGCCTGATACACTACGTCAGCCAGGCGTTTCTCCTCCTGGTCGGGGTTTTTCTCACCATACAATTCGCGGCGTGAAGCGCTCTGGGATTCATACTGCCGCATCATGTTTTCACGATCCTTGCGGCTCTCCTTCAGATCATGTTCGAGCTTTTCCAGCAGGGCCTTGTCCTTATCAATCGAGGCTTTCAATTTATGGATCTCTTTTTCAAGACCGGTTCTCTCATCCAGCTTTGCCTGCCAGATATCTCTGCGCTCCGTAAGGTCTTTCAATATGGTGTCGAGATCGGTTGATGGTATCTGTCTGATACCAAAGGGTACAACATCCTTCAGAACAACCGCATGGGCCTTCTCAAGCTCCACCCCAAGTGCCTCGACCTCCTTAATCAGCCGCTCATGCTCACGACCGGCTGTCTCAACTTTATGCCTGGCGTCTTGTAAGGCCTTGCCTGAACCTTCCAGGAGCGTCCTTAATTTCTGCAGGGCATCTTGTGCCGCCTTCTCCTTTCGGTTCATTTCTTCGGCGGTGACAATAATACCGGATATTTCAGCGATCTTCGTTTGAGCGTCTGCAATCTCTTCACGTACTTTCCCTGCTCGTTCTTCAGGACCGGCTTTGATATTCAGTTTCAGCATGTTGTCGGCACATTGTTTATCATCGGCGTCCAGCGCAAACTTCTTTTCATCTCTGTCTTTTTCAACATGTTCAACTTTCACCAGCATCTTCGCTTGCTCGGCTTCCAGCTTGCTCAACTTCTCAGATACTTGTTTGAACTCAGCCTTGGCATCCTTCAACTCTTTTTCCGCCTTGTTTAATTCAGGGACATTGCCTTTTGCATAAGGATGGTCGAGCGCACCGCACAGAGGGCATGGTGTGCCGTCTTCAAGTCGTTTTCTGTCTTCCTCAAGGTCGCGGATACGGCTCAGGAGAACAACTTGTGTCTCCATATTTTCGATATCTTTTCCCAGAAGCGATTTTTTATCTGCGACTAATTTAATATCATCCAAAAGTTTCTCATGACCAGCCTTCATTGTTTCAAGGCTTTTGCCGAGGTTGTCCAGCGCTGTGCTTGTCTTATCAATCCGCTCAATGGCTTCACTAGTCTGAACCAGAAGACGCTGGCGTTCTTTAATAGCGTCCGTTTCACTTCGCCACTCGCTGATCTCGCGCCCTTTGAGTATGGTGCATATCTCCGCTGCCATCCGTTTAAGCTCGCTTTGATCTTTTTCAAATTCCTTACGAAGATTTTCGTGATCAATCTCTATCTGTTTGTGTGCGGCAATGGCAGTCTCTTTTTCCTTGAAAGCTGCGGCACGCGTTTCTTGAACCTTGATATGCCTTTCTTCAAGTCCACAAAGTGAGGCAAATACTCTGGAGATTGCAGCCAGGTTGGTCAGCAGCGCTGCATCGACTGCGTGCTCTGCCTGGTAGTCCTGGACGATTTTCAGGCCATCCTGTGATTTGTTCAGGATCTGCGAAGCCTTATCGATATTCACGGTATATGCTTTGCCCTGCTTCTCCGCAAATGATATCGACTTATCCTTCTCCTCGATCTGCTTTTTCTGCTCGCTCAGTCTGGCATCAAGGTCGCGGACCTTTTTGATAACATCCGCTTCGGATTGCTGCCGTTTTCGTGCCTCATCAAAACCGGTCTCAGCGGTCTTTTTGATAGTCAACGCATTTTCACAGGCCTTGTCCTTTAGCGGCAGGGCCGCGAGAGCGTCATGAATTTCCTTTGTCTCATTTTTCTGCAGATCGCGTAACGCGACCAATCCCCGGTAATCACCCTCCAGACCGAGGGCATTTCGTGATTTTTCCAGCCGTATTCCCTCCGGCTCGAACATCCGCTGGCGTATCTCAAAATCCTTGTTGAGTTTATCCAGTTCGCAGATCCCCTTTTCCAGCGCAGCTACGGTTTCAAGCCAGGTAGCAGCCTTTCGAAGGCCTTCGAGCGGAGCGCCAAGCGCTGCTTCATGTAACTGCTTTTCCTCCAGGCCCGCTCGCAGGTCACTTTCCTCATCTGCGCTTAATACCTGGATTCCTTTCAGTTCAGACTGCAATAATTCCAGCTTTTCACGTTCTTCTCTACTGCGTTCATGCACTTTTACGGATATATGACTGTAAATTTCGGTGCCGGTAATTTGCTCAAGGATGGGAGCTCGCTTATCTGGGGAGGCCTGAAGAAAGGCTGCAAATCCGCCCTGGGCGAGCAGCATCGAACGGGTAAAACGCTCAAAGTCCATACCCGTGGCATTCTCGATAAATTCATTAACCTGGGTTATTCTTGATTCCAGGACTGTCCCGTTTTCTGCATCGGCTATTTCATGCTTTGCCTGTTGTAACTCGCCATCAGGCCTTTTCCGGGCACGGTGCTGACTCCAGTGGCAACGGTAACGGCCCTTCTGTGTCTCAAATGCAACTTCCGCAAAGCATTCGCCTGTCTGGCGTGACATGATCTCGTTGCTGCTTTTCGTAACCTTGTCAAGGCGGGGCGTCCTTCCGTAAAGCCCGAGGCATATAGCGTCCATAATGGTCGTCTTTCCTGCGCCGGTAGGGCCTGTGATAGCGAATATGCCGTCGGACAAATACTCCGGGTGGGTGAAATCGATATTCCATTCCCCTATGAGAGAATTAAGATTCTTAAATCGAACACCAAGTATCCTCATACCATGTTCTCCTATTCAGCCATCGGGTCCGCTTCGTTCAGAGTTACAATGATTTCCCGATATGCGCTCAAAAGCACCGGGCGCTGATCGTCTGGTATTTCATGCGATTCCAGGCAGCGCGTGAACACGTCCGTTACGTCCAGATCATCGAGTGTTTCTTCCGCATCCATCCCACTCAGAGCCCGTTCCAGCACACGGATGTTCTTAACGCGGAGGATCTCCAAGCCGGTTTTTTCGATTGCCTCATCCAACCGCTCGCGTAAATCACCGGCTATCTCGTCTCCATCATATACGATCTCCAGCCAGGCATTGCTTCCCTCGGACTTCAATATGTCGATGTTCCGTGCAATAGTTTGCCAATCCCCGTGCAGAGTCTTCAATTCCTGGAATCGGGGCACTGAAATATTTGTGACAATGGGTGCATTGCTCGAAAACTCCACAAGGACCACGCTCTTTTTCTGCCCGGCTTCCCCGAAGCCAATGGGAAGAGGTGAACCCGCATAGCGTATAAAATCAGAACCGCCAACCCTTTGCGGAATATGAAGATGCCCGAGTGCAACGTAGTCGATACATTCGGGGAACACATCCCTTCTGACTTGCGCAAGAGAGCCGATATACAGTTCACGCACCCCGTCACCGTCGATGGTCTCGCCGCCCGCGGCAAACAAATGTCCCATGGCGACGATCGGGACAGGCTTTTTCAGCAGATCGCGCGTCTGTTCGGCCAATTCACAGACCGTCCGGTAATGAGTCCTGATTCCCTCGATGATCTTCCGTTCCTTGTCCTCAACGCTCTCTCCGGCTTCAGCCGTGCGTATATCGCGGTCTCTGAGATACGGGACGGCGCAGACAATAAGAGCGGGCTCCTGGTCCGGCCCGGGCAGCACGATCAGTTCATCCTCCGGAGAGTCGGATGCGCTTCCCACGACATGGACATTCAGAAATTTCAGAAGCTCCTTGGGCGCATTCAAGAAAGACGGCGAATCATGATTCCCTGCCGTCACCACCACATGGCGTTTTGGTGAGGCAGCTACGCGGCAGAGGAACCGGTAATAGAGTTCCTGTGCACGATTGCTTGGGGTGCTGTTGTCAAACACGTCCCCTGCCACAAGCAGCACATCTATATCTTCGTCATCAATAAGACCGGCCAGCCAGTTCAGGAATGCTTCGAACTCCTCGTATCGCTTGCGACCATATAGGGTACGGCCAATGTGCCAGTCGGATGTGTGTAGTATTTTCATAAATTCCTTATGGTAGAAGATATCAAACTGTAGTGTTATAACTCATTTTGCTGATGAGTGTAAAATGGATAGTGCTATTGATTTTGCCTTTTCAGTAAATCCGAAACTATCTTACAGGTCTTTTGCGTTATCCGCAGTTTATATGGTCAACAACGATAGGCGCTGGGCACTGTAAAAAACAGGTATAGGTGTCAAGGTTCAAGGTGTGGTGGGAGCACGATCTTTTTTCGCAGAGAATTTCTTAGAACACCCAATTTTGATGCTGAAATGGTGCCTCTAAGGGTAAAATTGGCCCTGTTTTCAGGGACAATTTTATGGATTACAGACGATTATCTTGGTCCGACCCCATTATTCAATCTCACCAATCCGCCCCCCCTCCTTCCACTTTTACTGCCTTCTTGACACACAAAAGCATTATCCCCTATACTTGATCTGTCAATCAGGGGAAGGTGCTGCCATGAATTCTTTCAACGAAGACCCTTATGTGATTCTTGGCCTTTTACCGGGCGCGTCAGAAAAAAAGATCAGGAAGGCTTACCGCCGTCTTGCCAAGAGATACCATCCGGACAAGAACCCGGATGACCCTGAGGCGGAAAAGAAATTCAAACAGGTACAGCGGGCATACGAGAGACTAAGGCAGGATGAGAACCTAAAGGATGTTCGAGCAGGCGCCGGCCAGAAGCGGAAGCCCTCCGGGGATTCAGCAGATCCATTTTTCAGCTTCTTTACGGCCATGAAGTCTCATTACTCGAAGTGGAAAGAGGGTAAGTGAGTCGAAGGGTAGGCTTGAACCCTTCACCTTGTTCCATAGTTGGTCTTTAATAAAAAAACAAGGCCTACCTCCTTCATGTTTATTGCTCCCTATTTATCGGAAACCTATTGACAGGTCAGAATTACCCTGCTACTTTCCCTACAGTAAAATCGATTGGAGTATATGTTAAAATGAAACTTTATACTATCGGGTATGAAGGTATTGATATAGACCGATTTATGAAATG
This window contains:
- a CDS encoding AAA family ATPase — translated: MRILGVRFKNLNSLIGEWNIDFTHPEYLSDGIFAITGPTGAGKTTIMDAICLGLYGRTPRLDKVTKSSNEIMSRQTGECFAEVAFETQKGRYRCHWSQHRARKRPDGELQQAKHEIADAENGTVLESRITQVNEFIENATGMDFERFTRSMLLAQGGFAAFLQASPDKRAPILEQITGTEIYSHISVKVHERSREEREKLELLQSELKGIQVLSADEESDLRAGLEEKQLHEAALGAPLEGLRKAATWLETVAALEKGICELDKLNKDFEIRQRMFEPEGIRLEKSRNALGLEGDYRGLVALRDLQKNETKEIHDALAALPLKDKACENALTIKKTAETGFDEARKRQQSEADVIKKVRDLDARLSEQKKQIEEKDKSISFAEKQGKAYTVNIDKASQILNKSQDGLKIVQDYQAEHAVDAALLTNLAAISRVFASLCGLEERHIKVQETRAAAFKEKETAIAAHKQIEIDHENLRKEFEKDQSELKRMAAEICTILKGREISEWRSETDAIKERQRLLVQTSEAIERIDKTSTALDNLGKSLETMKAGHEKLLDDIKLVADKKSLLGKDIENMETQVVLLSRIRDLEEDRKRLEDGTPCPLCGALDHPYAKGNVPELNKAEKELKDAKAEFKQVSEKLSKLEAEQAKMLVKVEHVEKDRDEKKFALDADDKQCADNMLKLNIKAGPEERAGKVREEIADAQTKIAEISGIIVTAEEMNRKEKAAQDALQKLRTLLEGSGKALQDARHKVETAGREHERLIKEVEALGVELEKAHAVVLKDVVPFGIRQIPSTDLDTILKDLTERRDIWQAKLDERTGLEKEIHKLKASIDKDKALLEKLEHDLKESRKDRENMMRQYESQSASRRELYGEKNPDQEEKRLADVVYQASKAFEKAREEHAQMEKELSALKEKIDDFENKTRKRAIELSQAEKNLTERINKAGFEDESDYLSACLNEEERERLGELEKALIREKTELDTRRKDKTAALAAEREKHLTDQTLETVKKDIDICDSDLKRIRIDIGGMIKILSENEKQREKQQVRIKNIEAQKKECARWDDLHQLIGSADGKKFRNFAQGLTFEMMTTHANRQLRKMTDRYLLIRDVSQPLELNVIDNYQAGEIRSTKNLSGGESFIVSLALALGLSQMASRNVRVDSLFLDEGFGTLDDDALETALETLAGLQQDGKLIGVISHVTALKERIGTQIQVIPETGGRSSLSGPGCRRN
- a CDS encoding J domain-containing protein, giving the protein MNSFNEDPYVILGLLPGASEKKIRKAYRRLAKRYHPDKNPDDPEAEKKFKQVQRAYERLRQDENLKDVRAGAGQKRKPSGDSADPFFSFFTAMKSHYSKWKEGK
- a CDS encoding exonuclease SbcCD subunit D C-terminal domain-containing protein, with protein sequence MKILHTSDWHIGRTLYGRKRYEEFEAFLNWLAGLIDDEDIDVLLVAGDVFDNSTPSNRAQELYYRFLCRVAASPKRHVVVTAGNHDSPSFLNAPKELLKFLNVHVVGSASDSPEDELIVLPGPDQEPALIVCAVPYLRDRDIRTAEAGESVEDKERKIIEGIRTHYRTVCELAEQTRDLLKKPVPIVAMGHLFAAGGETIDGDGVRELYIGSLAQVRRDVFPECIDYVALGHLHIPQRVGGSDFIRYAGSPLPIGFGEAGQKKSVVLVEFSSNAPIVTNISVPRFQELKTLHGDWQTIARNIDILKSEGSNAWLEIVYDGDEIAGDLRERLDEAIEKTGLEILRVKNIRVLERALSGMDAEETLDDLDVTDVFTRCLESHEIPDDQRPVLLSAYREIIVTLNEADPMAE